One Pleurocapsa sp. PCC 7327 DNA segment encodes these proteins:
- a CDS encoding sigma-70 family RNA polymerase sigma factor — translation MNQAISASWSNVERKLSPTDVSPDKLSNYDLILRCQEGFQPERGAFAELLRRYQSHVEKLLYHLAPDWQDRADLAQEVWIRVYRNIKRLNEPMKFRGWLSRIATNLFYDELRKRKRVNNPLSLDAPRRMDDGEVDWDIVSEYPSPDDNLATREFYERLRVAIADLPEAFRTTIVLREIEGMAYEEIAELTGVSLGTVKSRIARARAKLQSVLQNYLE, via the coding sequence ATGAATCAAGCGATCTCTGCATCTTGGTCTAACGTTGAGAGAAAACTATCTCCAACTGACGTGTCTCCTGACAAACTTTCTAATTACGATCTGATTTTGCGCTGTCAGGAAGGATTCCAGCCCGAACGTGGGGCTTTTGCCGAACTGCTGCGTCGATATCAGTCTCATGTAGAAAAGCTCTTATATCATCTCGCCCCCGACTGGCAAGATCGAGCGGATTTGGCACAAGAAGTTTGGATTCGCGTCTATCGCAATATCAAACGTTTGAACGAACCGATGAAGTTTCGGGGCTGGCTGAGCCGCATTGCCACCAATTTGTTCTACGACGAGTTGCGCAAGCGCAAGCGGGTCAACAATCCTCTATCTTTAGATGCCCCGCGCCGCATGGACGATGGGGAAGTTGACTGGGATATTGTCTCCGAGTATCCTAGCCCTGACGATAACCTGGCAACGCGAGAATTTTACGAGCGACTCAGAGTGGCGATCGCGGATTTACCAGAAGCTTTTCGGACTACGATTGTACTTCGAGAAATAGAAGGCATGGCTTACGAAGAAATTGCCGAACTGACAGGCGTATCCCTGGGAACGGTAAAATCAAGAATTGCCAGAGCCAGAGCCAAACTGCAATCTGTCTTACAAAACTATCTAGAATAA
- a CDS encoding bifunctional orotidine-5'-phosphate decarboxylase/orotate phosphoribosyltransferase → MSFCEKLDRAIARNQSLLVAALDPNPEIMSPNYRADGDLDKMWHWLQSIIAETSHLVCAYKPTLGFYEALGIEGFQLLSQVLAAIPTDIPVILDAKHGDLNTSTVLARTIFDGWQVDAVTLNPYAGQDHVAPFLVYSDKGVFILCHTANPGAVALQDYPTPDSPFYLQVVREAKTWGSPEQLFLEVGTAEAEVLTKIRSLAPERIILVRSIWGEGDRLKQLLTVGLNNNGAGLLIPVPQGLFLEDNLAEKIRAIREEINQVKSQITPANSSCDLWVPDVCLLNQHPHQDLILQLYDIDCLLFGEYVQASGATFSYYIDLRRIISNPQIFHQVLNAYAEILQNLTFDRLAGIPYGSLPTATGLSLSLHRPMIYPRKEVKAHGTRRLIEGNFHPGEKVVIIDDILITGKSAMEGAEKLKSVGLEVEDIVVFIDHERGVKDRLKENGYRAHSVLTISEITETLYEAGRLNEEQYRSLNQKH, encoded by the coding sequence ATGAGCTTTTGTGAAAAACTCGATCGCGCGATCGCCCGCAATCAAAGTTTACTCGTTGCTGCCCTCGATCCCAATCCCGAAATAATGTCTCCAAACTATCGCGCTGATGGCGACCTGGATAAGATGTGGCATTGGTTGCAATCGATTATTGCCGAAACCTCCCATCTTGTCTGCGCCTACAAACCGACTCTCGGCTTTTATGAAGCATTGGGCATAGAGGGATTTCAATTACTCTCTCAAGTCTTGGCAGCGATTCCTACAGATATTCCCGTCATCCTGGATGCCAAACACGGCGATCTCAATACCAGTACGGTGCTTGCTCGCACCATTTTTGACGGGTGGCAAGTCGATGCCGTTACCCTCAATCCCTATGCGGGACAAGACCACGTTGCGCCTTTTCTAGTCTACTCCGATAAAGGCGTTTTTATTCTCTGCCATACTGCCAATCCCGGTGCAGTTGCCCTGCAAGATTATCCCACCCCGGATTCGCCTTTTTATTTACAAGTCGTCAGGGAAGCCAAAACTTGGGGATCGCCAGAACAGTTATTTTTGGAAGTAGGAACCGCAGAAGCAGAAGTACTGACCAAAATTCGCTCTCTTGCACCTGAGAGAATTATTTTAGTGCGAAGTATTTGGGGAGAGGGCGATCGCCTCAAACAGCTTTTAACGGTTGGACTAAATAACAATGGCGCAGGATTGCTGATTCCCGTCCCGCAAGGTTTGTTTTTAGAAGACAATTTAGCAGAAAAGATTCGGGCTATTAGAGAAGAAATTAACCAAGTCAAAAGTCAAATTACACCAGCAAATTCTAGTTGCGATCTTTGGGTACCCGATGTTTGTTTATTAAATCAACATCCCCATCAAGATTTAATTTTGCAACTCTATGATATCGATTGTCTTCTCTTTGGCGAATACGTTCAAGCTTCTGGAGCAACTTTTTCTTACTATATCGACTTGCGCCGAATTATTTCTAATCCCCAAATCTTTCATCAAGTACTCAATGCTTATGCTGAAATTCTACAAAACTTAACCTTCGATCGCCTTGCTGGCATTCCCTACGGTTCTCTGCCAACCGCCACCGGACTATCTTTAAGCCTTCATCGCCCCATGATTTATCCGCGCAAAGAAGTTAAAGCACACGGAACTCGTCGTTTAATCGAAGGAAATTTTCATCCTGGAGAAAAAGTAGTCATTATAGACGACATTCTCATCACCGGCAAAAGTGCCATGGAAGGCGCAGAAAAACTGAAGTCAGTAGGATTAGAGGTCGAAGATATTGTCGTCTTTATCGACCATGAACGAGGGGTTAAAGATAGACTCAAAGAAAATGGCTACCGGGCACATTCTGTGTTAACCATTTCTGAAATTACAGAAACTCTCTACGAAGCAGGACGCCTTAATGAAGAACAATATCGTAGTTTGAACCAAAAACATTAA
- a CDS encoding Nif11-like leader peptide family natural product precursor, with translation MSSNILEKVKEFFVRLVKDDAFQSQLQNNSIDEVRNILQEAGYIFSKEEFETATIELLDLKERDEFHELTEEELVTAVGGVTGGSGIYGPIQAMYGAVVGDPKPGKDWGWRFPSPLPKPSPIPSPWKPPVDVQPMYGVVVSNDS, from the coding sequence ATGTCCTCAAATATCTTAGAAAAAGTCAAAGAGTTTTTTGTCAGGCTAGTTAAAGATGACGCTTTCCAATCTCAACTTCAAAATAATTCAATCGACGAAGTTAGAAACATCTTACAAGAAGCTGGCTATATTTTCTCAAAAGAAGAATTTGAGACAGCTACGATTGAGCTACTCGATTTAAAAGAACGAGACGAATTTCACGAACTGACAGAAGAAGAGTTAGTGACAGCCGTTGGTGGGGTGACTGGGGGTAGCGGGATCTACGGACCCATTCAGGCAATGTACGGAGCAGTGGTAGGAGATCCCAAGCCCGGTAAGGATTGGGGTTGGCGCTTTCCAAGTCCGTTACCAAAGCCATCACCCATACCTTCTCCCTGGAAGCCGCCAGTTGACGTGCAGCCGATGTATGGGGTAGTTGTCTCAAACGATTCATAA
- a CDS encoding gamma-glutamylcyclotransferase encodes MRLKVFVYGTLKPGECNYQSYCADKVVEAKKAYTWGELYHLPLGYPALTQGNRKAIGFLLTFADEGVLERLDELEDYHPQRSPQENEYERHKLLVYDLSGEPLGEAWGYLMALEKVRQLGGVLVPSGWWTTIGY; translated from the coding sequence TTGAGACTAAAAGTTTTTGTCTACGGAACGCTAAAACCGGGGGAATGCAATTATCAGTCTTACTGCGCCGATAAGGTGGTAGAGGCAAAAAAGGCCTATACTTGGGGCGAACTCTATCACCTTCCGCTCGGCTATCCAGCTTTGACCCAAGGAAATCGTAAGGCGATCGGATTCTTGCTTACCTTTGCTGATGAAGGGGTTTTAGAAAGGCTAGATGAATTGGAAGATTATCATCCGCAGCGATCGCCCCAAGAGAACGAATACGAACGCCACAAACTCCTCGTCTATGACCTCTCTGGAGAGCCTCTCGGAGAAGCTTGGGGCTACTTGATGGCGCTAGAAAAGGTACGACAATTGGGAGGCGTTCTCGTTCCTTCTGGATGGTGGACTACAATCGGTTATTAA
- a CDS encoding anti-sigma factor → MESSFEERENDVQLACESSAADERYARFELLSAYLDGEVTAAERKQVQKWLDTDPQIQKLYTQLLRLHQGIDSIPIQPAAPSALDLSEQVFQRVDRQQRGKRLIFIGGAAIVAVIVGAINLLFGHDSPIHRVADAPQAPLELDSEQLTIALNHPIVEIPSAALLPSEQLNKLNKK, encoded by the coding sequence ATGGAATCTAGTTTTGAAGAGCGTGAAAACGATGTGCAACTAGCTTGCGAATCGTCCGCAGCAGACGAACGATATGCTCGCTTCGAGTTGTTGAGTGCGTATCTAGATGGGGAAGTGACCGCCGCCGAACGCAAGCAAGTTCAAAAGTGGCTCGACACCGATCCGCAAATCCAAAAACTGTATACTCAATTGCTGAGATTGCACCAGGGAATTGATAGCATTCCCATACAGCCAGCTGCTCCATCTGCCTTAGATCTGTCAGAACAAGTATTTCAGCGCGTCGATCGCCAGCAGCGGGGCAAGCGACTGATCTTTATCGGAGGAGCTGCGATCGTAGCTGTGATTGTCGGTGCCATCAATCTCCTATTCGGACACGATTCTCCCATTCATCGAGTTGCGGATGCGCCTCAAGCTCCGCTTGAGTTAGATTCCGAACAGTTGACGATCGCGCTAAACCATCCCATTGTCGAAATTCCCTCCGCAGCTCTCCTTCCCTCCGAACAACTTAACAAGTTAAATAAAAAATGA
- the dapF gene encoding diaminopimelate epimerase yields the protein MVIEFTKYHGLGNDFILLDNRHRSEPLISPEVAVQMCDRHFGIGADGVIFALPGQDGTDYAMRIFNSDGSEPEMCGNGIRCLARFIAQLEGTEAAGKSYRIHTLAGVITPRLEGDEQVTVDMGTPQLTAAQIPTTLGNPDEKVIEQSLEVAGKSWLVTCVSMGNPHCITFVENTDAIALETIGSQFERHPVFPQRTNTEFIQVIRPDYLKMRVWERGAGATLACGTGACASVVAGVLTRRSNRLCTVELPGGCLKIHWSETDGRVYMTGSAKRVFSGSYFI from the coding sequence ATGGTCATTGAGTTTACCAAATATCATGGACTTGGCAATGATTTTATTTTGCTCGACAATCGCCATCGCTCTGAACCGCTTATCTCGCCAGAGGTAGCGGTACAAATGTGCGATCGCCATTTTGGCATCGGTGCGGATGGAGTTATTTTTGCCCTTCCCGGACAAGATGGCACGGACTACGCAATGCGGATTTTTAACTCCGACGGTTCCGAACCGGAAATGTGCGGCAATGGCATTCGTTGTTTGGCGCGATTTATCGCACAGCTAGAAGGAACGGAAGCCGCTGGGAAATCCTATCGCATTCATACCCTAGCAGGAGTCATTACGCCTCGCTTGGAAGGAGACGAGCAAGTGACGGTCGATATGGGAACGCCTCAGTTGACGGCGGCACAAATTCCAACGACTTTGGGCAATCCCGACGAAAAAGTCATCGAGCAATCTTTAGAAGTTGCCGGGAAATCTTGGCTGGTAACTTGCGTGAGTATGGGCAATCCTCACTGTATCACCTTTGTAGAAAATACAGACGCGATCGCGCTAGAAACGATCGGTTCTCAATTTGAACGCCATCCCGTCTTTCCTCAACGGACAAACACAGAATTCATCCAAGTCATTCGCCCCGATTATCTGAAAATGCGAGTCTGGGAAAGAGGTGCAGGCGCAACCTTGGCTTGCGGAACGGGGGCTTGCGCTTCCGTCGTGGCTGGCGTGTTGACTCGAAGGAGCAATCGTCTCTGTACCGTCGAACTTCCTGGCGGCTGTCTCAAAATTCACTGGTCGGAAACTGACGGGCGAGTTTATATGACTGGTTCTGCCAAGCGCGTGTTTTCTGGGAGTTATTTTATTTGA
- a CDS encoding late competence development ComFB family protein — protein MSIQRIVEQALRDGYLTPTMEAEVGRICDTSSELAVEEYMALDRLMGALLTGEVVAMPRKQFINVMEELVISEVVKRVSEVDGNDSALDVGDIAAYALNRLPPLYATTEEGADYQRQRAKEELRDLIAEQVQEAMGRYLNRPEFFPERNAIGKKTREDILDEMSALLKSYAPNYERGATGNV, from the coding sequence ATGAGCATTCAAAGAATAGTCGAACAAGCTCTTAGAGATGGCTATCTCACGCCAACGATGGAAGCCGAGGTAGGGCGCATCTGCGATACTTCCTCCGAACTGGCAGTCGAAGAGTATATGGCATTGGATCGCCTGATGGGGGCGCTGCTGACGGGCGAAGTCGTAGCAATGCCTCGCAAACAGTTTATCAATGTGATGGAAGAGTTGGTTATCAGCGAAGTCGTCAAGCGCGTTTCAGAAGTTGATGGCAATGATAGCGCTCTTGATGTTGGCGATATTGCCGCCTATGCCCTCAATCGCTTGCCTCCCCTTTATGCAACCACGGAAGAGGGTGCGGATTATCAGCGCCAGAGAGCCAAAGAAGAACTTCGGGATTTGATTGCCGAACAAGTTCAAGAAGCCATGGGTCGCTATCTCAACAGACCAGAATTCTTCCCAGAACGGAACGCGATCGGCAAAAAGACCCGCGAGGATATTCTTGACGAAATGAGTGCCTTGCTAAAATCCTATGCCCCCAATTACGAACGAGGTGCTACGGGAAATGTTTAG
- a CDS encoding nif11-class peptide radical SAM maturase 3: MTYRRTSYAVWEITLKCNLACSHCGSRAGHTRAKELSTQEALDLVRQMADVGIIEVTLIGGEAFLRPDWLQIAEAITKAGMLCSMTTGGYGISLETARKMKAAGIASVSVSIDGLEETHDRLRGRKGSWQAAFKTMSHLREVGIFFGCNTQINRLSAPEFPLIYERIRDAGARAWQIQLTVPMGRAADNANILLQPYELLDLYPMIARVARRARQEGVQIQPGNNIGYYGPYERLLRGRGSDSEWAFWQGCAAGLSTLGIEADGAIKGCPSLPTSAYTGGNIREHSLREIVEESEQLRFNLGAGTSQGTAHLWGFCQTCEFSELCRGGCTWTAHVFFNRRGNNPYCHHRALFQAEQGIRERVVPKVEAQGLPFDNGEFELIEEPIDAPLPENDPLHFTSDLVQWSASWQEESESIGAVVD; this comes from the coding sequence ATGACTTATCGCAGAACCAGTTATGCCGTTTGGGAAATTACCCTAAAGTGTAATTTAGCCTGTAGTCACTGCGGTTCGCGAGCGGGACATACCAGGGCTAAGGAACTCTCGACACAAGAGGCTCTCGATCTCGTCCGGCAGATGGCGGACGTAGGGATTATAGAGGTGACGTTGATTGGCGGCGAGGCATTTCTTCGTCCAGACTGGCTGCAAATTGCAGAGGCTATTACTAAGGCGGGGATGCTATGCAGTATGACGACTGGCGGCTATGGCATTTCGCTGGAGACGGCGCGTAAAATGAAGGCAGCAGGCATCGCTTCGGTTTCGGTTTCCATTGATGGGCTCGAAGAAACCCACGATCGCCTGCGGGGAAGAAAAGGCTCCTGGCAAGCTGCTTTTAAGACTATGAGCCACCTGCGAGAAGTCGGGATTTTCTTTGGCTGCAACACCCAAATCAACCGTCTTTCTGCGCCGGAATTTCCCCTCATTTACGAACGCATTCGCGACGCTGGCGCTAGGGCTTGGCAAATTCAGCTAACCGTACCGATGGGAAGGGCAGCAGACAATGCCAATATTCTGCTGCAACCTTACGAGTTACTAGATCTCTACCCAATGATAGCCCGCGTAGCCCGTCGGGCACGGCAAGAAGGCGTTCAGATCCAGCCTGGAAACAATATTGGTTATTATGGTCCTTACGAACGGCTCTTACGGGGACGAGGAAGCGATAGCGAATGGGCATTTTGGCAGGGTTGCGCTGCCGGACTCTCAACCTTGGGAATCGAGGCAGACGGCGCAATTAAGGGGTGTCCTTCACTGCCAACTTCGGCTTACACCGGCGGAAACATTCGAGAGCATTCGCTGCGGGAGATCGTTGAAGAATCAGAGCAACTACGTTTCAATCTCGGCGCGGGAACGTCCCAGGGAACTGCTCATCTGTGGGGGTTCTGCCAAACCTGCGAGTTTTCAGAACTGTGTCGTGGGGGCTGCACTTGGACTGCCCACGTTTTCTTCAACCGTCGAGGAAACAACCCTTACTGCCATCACCGGGCGCTCTTTCAAGCAGAGCAAGGCATTCGGGAGCGCGTCGTTCCTAAAGTAGAGGCGCAGGGACTACCTTTTGACAATGGGGAATTCGAGCTAATTGAAGAGCCGATTGATGCTCCTTTACCAGAAAACGATCCCCTGCATTTTACATCCGATCTCGTCCAGTGGTCGGCAAGCTGGCAGGAAGAATCCGAGTCGATTGGTGCTGTAGTTGATTAA
- the pyrG gene encoding glutamine hydrolyzing CTP synthase, with protein MSKFVFITGGVVSSIGKGIVAASLGRLFKSRDYSVSILKLDPYINVDPGTMSPFQHGEVFVTEDGAETDLDLGHYERFTDTPTSRLNSVTTGLIYQAVINKERRGAYMGGTVQVIPHITNEIKERIRRVAKDTNPDIVITEVGGTVGDIESLPFLEAIRQFRKDVGRNNVVYMHVTLVPWIPAAKEMKTKPTQHSVKELRSIGIQPDVLVCRCDRPLHPGMKEKLSEFCDVPVESVITAQDASSIYEVPLILEKEGLAQQTLELLNLDPRQPDLSQWQSLVERMQSPKKQIEIAIVGKYIQLSDAYLSVVEALSHGAIALDSEVKLRWVNAEDLEEDGGESHLDGVSGILVPGGFGVRGVDGKVKAIAYARQHKIPFLGLCLGMQCSVIEWARNVAHLENANSAEFDPDTPNPVINLLPEQQDVVDLGGTMRLGLYPCRLASDTLAFSLYQKEVVYERHRHRYEFNNAYRSLFLDTGYVISGTSPNGRLVEIIELPGHPFFLATQFHPEFRSRPNTAHPLFLGFVKAALEHRFVSIESSESEIHFMTPEAV; from the coding sequence ATGAGTAAGTTTGTCTTTATTACTGGCGGCGTTGTCTCCAGTATAGGGAAGGGAATTGTTGCTGCTAGTTTGGGAAGGTTATTCAAATCGCGAGATTATTCCGTCTCTATCCTCAAACTCGATCCTTATATTAACGTCGATCCGGGCACGATGAGTCCTTTCCAACACGGAGAGGTATTCGTCACCGAAGATGGGGCGGAAACGGACTTGGATCTGGGACACTACGAACGCTTTACCGATACACCTACCTCCCGTCTCAATAGCGTAACTACGGGATTGATTTATCAGGCAGTCATTAACAAAGAACGTCGCGGCGCTTATATGGGAGGAACGGTTCAGGTCATTCCTCATATTACCAACGAAATCAAAGAACGTATCCGTCGCGTTGCCAAAGATACCAATCCCGACATCGTAATTACCGAAGTTGGCGGAACGGTCGGCGATATTGAATCTTTACCCTTTCTAGAAGCGATTCGTCAGTTCCGCAAGGATGTGGGACGCAATAACGTGGTTTACATGCACGTTACGCTCGTTCCTTGGATTCCTGCCGCCAAAGAAATGAAAACAAAGCCAACGCAGCACTCGGTTAAGGAATTGCGCTCGATCGGCATTCAGCCAGATGTCTTGGTCTGTCGCTGCGATCGCCCCCTACATCCTGGCATGAAAGAAAAACTGTCGGAATTCTGCGACGTTCCGGTGGAGTCGGTTATCACTGCCCAAGATGCTAGCAGCATCTACGAAGTTCCTTTAATCTTAGAAAAGGAGGGACTGGCACAACAAACGCTAGAATTGCTGAACTTAGACCCGCGCCAACCCGATCTCAGTCAATGGCAAAGCTTGGTAGAAAGGATGCAATCTCCCAAGAAACAAATCGAGATAGCAATTGTCGGAAAATATATTCAGTTGAGCGATGCTTATCTGTCGGTTGTAGAAGCCCTAAGTCACGGCGCGATCGCACTCGATAGCGAAGTCAAACTCCGTTGGGTCAATGCTGAAGATCTCGAAGAAGACGGAGGCGAATCTCATCTCGATGGCGTTAGCGGTATCCTCGTTCCTGGCGGTTTTGGCGTTCGCGGAGTCGATGGCAAAGTCAAAGCGATCGCGTATGCACGCCAGCACAAAATTCCTTTCCTCGGTCTGTGTTTGGGAATGCAGTGTTCCGTCATTGAATGGGCGCGTAATGTCGCTCATTTGGAAAATGCCAATAGTGCTGAATTCGATCCCGATACGCCCAACCCTGTAATTAACCTGCTCCCAGAACAACAGGATGTGGTAGATTTGGGCGGTACGATGCGTTTGGGGTTATATCCCTGTCGTCTCGCCTCAGATACGCTTGCCTTTTCTCTGTATCAAAAAGAAGTCGTCTACGAACGCCATCGCCATCGCTATGAATTCAACAACGCCTATCGCAGTCTATTTTTAGACACTGGCTACGTTATTAGCGGAACGTCTCCCAATGGTCGTTTGGTAGAAATTATCGAACTTCCAGGACATCCCTTTTTCCTCGCGACTCAATTTCATCCAGAATTTCGTTCTCGTCCTAATACCGCTCATCCCTTATTCTTGGGATTTGTTAAAGCAGCTTTGGAACATCGTTTTGTTAGTATTGAGTCTTCCGAGTCAGAAATTCATTTTATGACTCCTGAAGCTGTATAG